Proteins from a genomic interval of Pseudomonas anuradhapurensis:
- a CDS encoding extensin family protein: protein MRAALALLVGLLALVGLAWQLGWRLPSVWNPWAPLDVRQPPNLLTPYKLSRLRDDPLLCRQALATSRLRYRAQADSPPSADCPLHNVWRIEGGQARLSSSFLASCPLAVAYALFEQHGLQPVAQRVLGQPVTQVDHLGSFACRNLYHRKQGSLSQHATANALDISGFRLQNGQRIVLARDWQAGGRKADFLRQLQQAACDSFSTVLGPDYNAAHRDHFHLDMGRWQVCR, encoded by the coding sequence ATGCGGGCAGCGCTGGCGCTGCTGGTCGGCCTGCTGGCGCTGGTCGGGCTTGCCTGGCAGTTGGGCTGGCGGCTACCGTCGGTGTGGAACCCCTGGGCTCCGCTGGACGTGCGCCAGCCGCCCAACCTGCTGACCCCATACAAGCTGTCACGCCTGCGGGATGACCCGCTGCTGTGTCGCCAGGCGCTGGCAACCAGCCGCCTGCGCTACCGCGCGCAAGCCGACAGCCCACCGTCGGCCGACTGCCCGTTGCATAACGTATGGCGCATCGAAGGCGGCCAGGCGCGGCTCAGTAGCAGCTTCCTCGCCAGTTGCCCGCTGGCAGTGGCCTACGCGCTGTTCGAGCAGCACGGCTTGCAGCCGGTGGCGCAGCGGGTGTTGGGCCAGCCGGTAACGCAGGTCGATCACCTGGGCAGTTTCGCCTGCCGCAACCTGTACCATCGCAAGCAGGGCAGCCTGAGCCAGCACGCCACGGCCAACGCCCTGGATATCAGCGGTTTTCGCCTGCAGAACGGTCAGCGTATCGTGCTGGCGCGTGACTGGCAGGCGGGCGGGCGCAAGGCGGACTTCCTCCGCCAGCTACAGCAGGCGGCCTGCGACAGTTTCAGCACGGTATTGGGGCCAGACTACAACGCGGCGCATCGTGACCACTTTCACCTGGACATGGGGCGCTGGCAGGTGTGCCGTTAG
- a CDS encoding TetR/AcrR family transcriptional regulator, which yields MRVPMSHDAPIGPGRPKDLAKREAILEAAKALFLSLGYANTSMDAVAAAAGVSKLTVYSHFTDKQTLFCSAVMATCQLQLPDLLFEYPEGAAVEEVLLTIARGFQALVSSDEAVKLCRLIMAQGSLDPSFGEYFYEAGPKRVLAGMEALLRGAHERGLLRVDNPRRAAEHFFCLVKGAPDYRLLLGCAGPLEGDEAEAHVREVVGVFLRAFRP from the coding sequence ATGCGGGTTCCCATGTCCCACGACGCACCCATAGGCCCGGGCCGGCCCAAGGACCTGGCCAAGCGCGAGGCGATTCTCGAGGCAGCCAAGGCGCTGTTTCTCAGCCTTGGTTATGCCAACACCAGCATGGATGCGGTCGCTGCGGCGGCAGGTGTTTCAAAACTCACCGTGTACAGCCACTTCACCGACAAGCAGACCCTGTTCTGCTCGGCGGTCATGGCCACTTGTCAGTTGCAGCTGCCCGACCTGCTGTTCGAATACCCCGAGGGGGCAGCGGTGGAAGAGGTGTTGTTGACTATCGCCCGCGGTTTCCAGGCGCTGGTCAGCAGCGATGAAGCCGTGAAGCTGTGCCGCCTGATCATGGCCCAGGGCAGCCTGGACCCCAGCTTCGGCGAGTATTTCTATGAGGCCGGGCCCAAGCGCGTACTGGCCGGGATGGAAGCGCTGCTGCGCGGGGCGCATGAGCGCGGGCTGCTACGTGTCGACAACCCGCGGCGCGCGGCGGAGCATTTCTTCTGCCTGGTCAAGGGCGCGCCGGACTATCGCTTGCTGCTGGGCTGTGCGGGGCCGCTGGAGGGCGACGAGGCCGAGGCCCATGTGCGCGAAGTGGTCGGGGTGTTCTTGCGGGCGTTTCGCCCCTGA
- a CDS encoding ShlB/FhaC/HecB family hemolysin secretion/activation protein, with amino-acid sequence MLSPSLSPRAVGRLACALLAIFVGTASAAPMGTPGDQDLIRERQNRLLEEQQRRLEQLKELPGKGAETAAPAKPVDSRCFPISDIVLDGADALSSSERERLLKPYLGQCLGVAQLNALLKDITDLYIGKGLVTSRAYLPQQDLSSGHLRVIVVEGRLEGLKPAPGSKLSVRELGMSFPGRVGDLLDLRQIEQMVDQLNRLPSNQAQMELTPGKAVGGSEVVVRNTPQKPWRVGLSRSNDGQRSTGEQQWGSSLEWDSPLGLADQLMLRGSHDAISDHQKTSHSAMLYYNLPFGWWNLSYSYSQSEYRSLGEASGFNFKQTGDSQNHQLRLERVIHRDAQSKTSLNTGLSYLRTNNFIEDSKLDTSSNRLSEAQFGINHGRRLGNAFVNFDLGMQDGIGALDAQREDQRSSSGKRQPNARYRKYTATVSYLQPFTLWGEQLVFSSLVTGQRSEDLLFSPQRMSLGSQSSIRGYKDQSLNGDSGYYWRNDVRWSRPVAWDWLRPVLTEYGLGLAYDVGAIRHDRYNSGQSGRLSSDAVELFARGKHLSASVTFAHSLERPAAIEARETPVYFRLDFFL; translated from the coding sequence ATGCTTTCCCCCTCCCTGAGCCCGCGTGCCGTTGGCCGGCTCGCATGCGCCCTGTTGGCCATTTTCGTGGGTACCGCCAGTGCAGCGCCGATGGGCACACCCGGCGACCAGGACCTGATTCGTGAGCGCCAGAACCGCCTGCTGGAAGAGCAGCAACGGCGTCTGGAACAGTTGAAGGAGCTGCCTGGCAAAGGCGCCGAAACGGCCGCGCCGGCCAAGCCCGTCGACAGCCGATGTTTTCCGATCAGCGATATCGTGCTGGACGGCGCCGATGCGCTGTCTTCCTCGGAGCGCGAGCGCCTGCTCAAACCCTATCTCGGCCAGTGCCTGGGTGTCGCGCAGCTGAACGCGCTGCTCAAGGACATCACCGACCTCTACATTGGCAAAGGCCTGGTCACCAGCCGCGCCTACCTGCCCCAGCAGGACCTGTCCAGCGGCCACCTGAGAGTCATCGTGGTGGAGGGGCGCCTGGAAGGCCTGAAACCGGCGCCAGGCAGCAAGCTGTCGGTGCGCGAACTGGGCATGAGCTTTCCTGGCCGGGTTGGCGACCTGCTGGACCTGCGCCAGATCGAGCAAATGGTCGATCAGCTCAACCGCCTGCCTTCCAATCAGGCGCAAATGGAGTTGACCCCGGGCAAAGCGGTGGGGGGCAGCGAGGTGGTCGTGCGCAATACCCCACAAAAGCCTTGGCGCGTGGGCCTGTCGCGCAGCAACGACGGCCAGCGCAGTACCGGTGAGCAGCAGTGGGGCAGCAGCCTGGAATGGGACAGCCCGTTGGGCCTGGCCGACCAGCTGATGCTGCGTGGCAGCCACGATGCCATCAGCGACCACCAGAAAACCTCGCACAGCGCCATGCTCTACTACAACCTGCCGTTCGGCTGGTGGAACCTCAGCTACAGCTATAGCCAGAGCGAGTACCGCTCGCTGGGCGAGGCTTCGGGGTTCAATTTCAAGCAGACCGGTGACAGCCAGAACCACCAGTTGCGCCTGGAACGGGTGATCCACCGCGATGCCCAAAGCAAGACCTCGCTCAACACCGGCCTGAGTTACCTGCGCACCAACAACTTCATCGAAGACAGCAAGCTGGACACCAGCAGCAACCGCCTGAGTGAAGCGCAATTTGGCATCAACCACGGGCGACGTCTCGGCAACGCCTTCGTCAACTTCGACCTGGGCATGCAGGACGGCATCGGCGCCCTCGATGCCCAGCGTGAAGACCAGCGCAGCAGTAGCGGCAAGCGCCAGCCCAACGCCCGCTACCGCAAGTACACCGCCACGGTCAGCTACCTGCAGCCGTTCACGCTATGGGGTGAGCAGCTGGTGTTCAGCAGCCTGGTCACCGGCCAACGCAGCGAAGACCTGCTGTTCAGCCCGCAACGCATGAGCCTGGGCAGCCAGTCGTCGATCCGTGGTTACAAGGACCAGAGCCTCAATGGCGACAGTGGCTACTACTGGCGCAACGATGTGCGCTGGAGCCGGCCGGTGGCCTGGGACTGGTTGCGGCCGGTGCTGACCGAGTATGGCCTGGGCCTGGCCTACGACGTCGGTGCCATTCGCCATGATCGCTACAACAGCGGGCAAAGCGGCCGGCTGTCCAGCGATGCAGTCGAGCTGTTCGCCCGCGGCAAGCACCTGTCCGCCAGCGTGACCTTCGCCCACTCGCTCGAGCGCCCCGCCGCCATCGAAGCGCGGGAAACGCCGGTCTACTTCCGCCTGGACTTCTTCCTTTAA
- a CDS encoding class I SAM-dependent methyltransferase — MEEQGTGIRVEALSAEFKAQAAAWAERLGLPLQDEAAGFAVQVGVDGLQIQQLGPQAPGPVRVDFVEGQAAHRRQFGGGTGQMIAKAVGVAQGVRPQVLDATAGLGKDAFVLASLGCQMTLIERQPLIAALLEDGLARARADEEVAPIVGRMRLLTGNAIERMRAWEGEAPQVIYLDPMFPHRDKSALVKKEMRVFRPLVGDDLDAPALLEAALALASHRVVVKRPRKAPIIDGPKPSHSLEGKSSRYDIYPKKALKA; from the coding sequence ATGGAAGAGCAGGGCACAGGTATCCGGGTCGAGGCACTGTCGGCGGAATTCAAGGCGCAAGCTGCGGCGTGGGCCGAACGCCTCGGCTTGCCGCTGCAGGACGAGGCCGCCGGGTTTGCCGTGCAGGTCGGCGTCGATGGCCTGCAGATCCAGCAGTTGGGCCCGCAGGCTCCGGGGCCGGTACGGGTGGACTTCGTCGAGGGCCAGGCTGCGCACCGGCGCCAGTTTGGCGGCGGCACCGGGCAGATGATCGCCAAGGCCGTGGGGGTTGCCCAAGGGGTACGACCGCAGGTGCTCGATGCCACGGCCGGCCTGGGCAAGGACGCCTTCGTGCTGGCCAGCCTGGGTTGTCAGATGACCCTGATCGAACGCCAGCCACTGATTGCCGCGCTGCTGGAGGACGGCCTGGCGCGGGCCCGGGCCGATGAAGAGGTGGCGCCGATCGTCGGCCGTATGCGCCTGCTGACCGGCAATGCCATCGAGCGCATGCGTGCCTGGGAAGGGGAGGCGCCGCAGGTGATCTACCTCGACCCGATGTTCCCGCACCGCGACAAGAGCGCCTTGGTGAAGAAAGAAATGCGCGTGTTCCGGCCATTGGTAGGCGACGACCTGGACGCCCCGGCCCTGCTCGAAGCGGCCCTGGCACTGGCCAGCCATCGGGTAGTGGTAAAGCGCCCGCGCAAGGCGCCGATCATCGACGGGCCGAAGCCGAGCCACAGCCTGGAGGGTAAGTCGAGCCGGTATGACATTTACCCGAAGAAGGCGCTGAAGGCCTGA
- a CDS encoding DUF72 domain-containing protein yields the protein MTPSPLPYFLGCPSWSENAWRDYLYPADANSNEMLGFYSQVFNAVEGNTTFYARPAPGTIARWAQVMPAHFRFTAKFPRDISHASDLREQLEPACDFTRLMAPLGQRVSPYWLQLPAQFGPARLAELCQFLDQAGVPVAVEVRNQAFFAKGEEERLLNRLLHERGVERICLDPRALFSCTSRDPAVLHAQAKKPKVPPRPAAFSQHPQVRFIGHPQLEANEAFLTPWVAKVASWIEEGRSPYVFLHTSDNRLAAALAQHFHQRLMRRLPGLAALPELPRAPEVEQLGLL from the coding sequence ATGACGCCATCCCCCCTGCCTTATTTTCTCGGTTGTCCGTCCTGGAGCGAAAACGCCTGGCGCGACTACCTGTACCCCGCCGACGCCAACAGCAATGAAATGCTTGGCTTCTACAGCCAGGTGTTCAACGCGGTCGAGGGCAATACCACGTTCTATGCACGCCCGGCCCCCGGCACCATCGCCCGCTGGGCGCAGGTCATGCCCGCACATTTTCGCTTCACCGCCAAGTTTCCCCGGGATATCAGCCACGCCAGCGACCTGCGTGAGCAACTTGAGCCTGCCTGCGACTTCACCCGCCTGATGGCCCCGTTGGGCCAGCGTGTATCGCCGTACTGGCTGCAGTTGCCAGCGCAGTTCGGCCCCGCACGGCTGGCTGAGCTTTGCCAGTTTCTCGATCAGGCTGGGGTGCCGGTGGCGGTGGAAGTGCGCAACCAGGCCTTCTTTGCCAAAGGTGAAGAAGAGCGGCTGCTCAACCGCCTGTTGCACGAGCGTGGCGTGGAGCGCATCTGCCTGGACCCGCGTGCGCTGTTCAGTTGCACCTCGCGCGACCCGGCAGTACTGCACGCGCAGGCGAAAAAGCCCAAGGTACCGCCACGCCCCGCAGCGTTCAGCCAGCACCCCCAGGTGCGCTTCATCGGCCATCCGCAGCTGGAGGCCAACGAGGCGTTTCTCACCCCCTGGGTGGCCAAGGTGGCCAGCTGGATCGAGGAGGGCCGCAGCCCCTACGTGTTCCTGCACACGTCGGACAACCGCCTGGCTGCTGCCCTGGCCCAGCATTTTCACCAGCGCCTGATGCGCCGCCTGCCAGGCCTTGCCGCGCTACCGGAATTGCCGCGTGCGCCCGAGGTCGAACAACTGGGGCTACTATGA
- the tsaB gene encoding tRNA (adenosine(37)-N6)-threonylcarbamoyltransferase complex dimerization subunit type 1 TsaB has protein sequence MTTLLALDTATEACSVALLHDGKVTSHYEVIPRMHAQKLLPMIKQLLADAGVALNALDAIAFGRGPGAFTGVRIAIGVVQGLAFALQRPVLPVSNLAALAQGALREQGVQQVAAAIDARMDEVYWGCYQATAGEMRLVGHEAVLPPGQVALPAGSTGEWFGAGTGWGYAERLAVQVAASNAGALPNAVDILSLASFAWARGEAIAADQAQPVYLRDNVATPKKF, from the coding sequence ATGACCACCCTGCTGGCCCTGGATACCGCCACCGAAGCCTGTTCCGTCGCGCTGCTGCATGACGGCAAGGTAACCAGCCATTACGAGGTGATCCCGCGCATGCATGCGCAGAAGCTGCTGCCGATGATCAAGCAGTTGCTGGCTGACGCTGGCGTGGCCCTGAATGCGCTGGATGCCATCGCCTTTGGCCGCGGCCCGGGTGCGTTCACCGGTGTGCGTATTGCCATTGGCGTGGTCCAGGGCCTGGCCTTCGCCCTGCAGCGCCCGGTGTTGCCGGTATCCAACCTGGCCGCCCTGGCCCAGGGCGCCTTGCGTGAGCAAGGCGTGCAGCAGGTGGCTGCCGCCATCGATGCGCGCATGGACGAGGTGTACTGGGGGTGCTACCAGGCCACGGCGGGCGAAATGCGCCTGGTCGGCCACGAAGCGGTGTTGCCACCCGGACAGGTGGCGCTGCCGGCGGGCAGCACTGGCGAGTGGTTCGGTGCCGGTACCGGCTGGGGCTATGCCGAGCGCCTGGCAGTGCAAGTGGCGGCGAGCAATGCCGGTGCCTTGCCCAATGCCGTGGATATCCTCAGCCTGGCCAGCTTCGCCTGGGCGCGCGGGGAGGCGATCGCCGCCGACCAGGCGCAACCGGTGTACCTGCGCGACAACGTGGCGACGCCAAAAAAATTCTGA
- a CDS encoding energy transducer TonB: MTDTLPIGLTYLSPVGNYSQHNTQALGGVSHLWQDFFARAMAEQQEEPADSVSQSFVRYDQDSGEPIGGARALALIDAQRACPVHDTVVAPPEPLFLPKAELEANLLPPAPEPFSAVELIEQQRQLDISNSWLRPVVMSQGQPLAEPGPGPAPRPLFLPIAEFETDLLDPAPEPFDDSTLAKQQTDLAFDLHWARPVVLNNVRVHA; this comes from the coding sequence ATGACAGATACTCTTCCCATCGGCCTGACCTACCTGTCGCCTGTCGGCAACTACAGTCAGCACAATACCCAGGCACTCGGGGGCGTCAGCCACCTGTGGCAGGATTTTTTTGCCCGGGCCATGGCCGAGCAGCAGGAAGAGCCAGCGGATAGCGTCAGCCAGTCGTTCGTCCGCTACGACCAGGACAGCGGCGAACCCATCGGTGGCGCCCGCGCCCTGGCGCTGATCGACGCCCAGCGGGCCTGCCCGGTGCATGACACCGTGGTGGCACCGCCCGAGCCGTTGTTCCTGCCCAAGGCCGAACTCGAAGCCAACCTGCTGCCGCCTGCCCCCGAGCCGTTCAGCGCGGTCGAACTGATCGAGCAGCAGCGTCAGCTGGATATCAGCAACAGCTGGCTACGCCCGGTGGTGATGAGCCAGGGCCAGCCGCTTGCCGAGCCAGGCCCGGGCCCTGCCCCGCGGCCGTTGTTCCTGCCCATCGCCGAATTCGAGACCGACCTGCTGGACCCGGCGCCCGAACCGTTCGACGACAGCACCCTGGCCAAGCAGCAGACCGACCTGGCGTTCGACCTGCACTGGGCGCGCCCGGTGGTGCTGAACAACGTGCGCGTGCACGCCTGA
- a CDS encoding isocitrate lyase/PEP mutase family protein yields the protein MDVQTLRAEAFKALHERDSAFVIPNPWDAGSAKLLASLGFEALATTSAGLAFSLGRPDAEGALSLDDTLGNAGEIVDATALPVAADLENGFGDLPEDCAQAILRAAEVGLVGGSIEDASGRGDVPIYDLGLAVERVRAAVQAARSLPFPFTLCARAENLLHGRLDLDDTIQRLQAYAEAGADVLYAPGLRTVEEIRAVVQAVAPRPVNVLMGMPGVPLSVNQLQDLGVRRISVGSSLARAALGAFHRAALKIRQEGTFAYAEQALPFAQLNELFRR from the coding sequence ATGGATGTGCAAACCCTGCGAGCCGAAGCCTTCAAGGCTTTGCATGAGCGTGACAGCGCTTTCGTCATCCCCAACCCCTGGGATGCCGGCTCTGCCAAGCTGCTGGCCAGCCTGGGCTTCGAAGCGCTGGCGACCACCAGTGCCGGCCTGGCTTTCAGCCTGGGCCGACCCGACGCCGAAGGCGCCTTGAGCCTGGACGATACGCTCGGCAATGCCGGCGAAATCGTCGACGCTACGGCATTGCCAGTGGCGGCGGACCTGGAAAACGGCTTCGGCGACCTGCCGGAAGATTGCGCCCAGGCCATTCTGCGCGCTGCCGAAGTGGGCCTGGTGGGCGGCTCCATCGAAGATGCCAGTGGCCGTGGCGATGTGCCGATCTATGACCTCGGGTTGGCAGTAGAGCGTGTGCGCGCAGCCGTGCAAGCCGCGCGTAGCCTGCCGTTCCCGTTCACCCTGTGCGCCCGCGCCGAGAACCTGTTGCACGGCCGCCTGGACCTGGACGACACCATCCAGCGCCTGCAGGCCTATGCCGAAGCCGGCGCCGATGTGCTCTATGCGCCCGGGCTGCGCACTGTCGAGGAAATCCGTGCGGTGGTGCAAGCCGTTGCGCCACGGCCGGTGAACGTGCTGATGGGCATGCCAGGCGTGCCGCTGAGCGTCAACCAGCTGCAGGACCTGGGCGTGCGCCGTATCAGTGTCGGCTCGTCGCTGGCCCGCGCCGCGCTGGGGGCGTTCCACCGGGCCGCGCTAAAAATTCGCCAAGAGGGCACGTTCGCCTACGCTGAGCAGGCATTGCCGTTCGCCCAGCTCAACGAGCTGTTCCGCCGCTGA